CTGCCCCCGGCCGGGTCCAGCACGTTCGTCGAGGCCGCCGTGCTGGCCAACGTCAAGGCCGATGCGTTCGTCGCCACTTTCGCCCTGGCGCGTGAGGGCCCCACGGCGGCCGAGTGTCATCGCCTGATGGACGAGGCCGTCGCCCGGTTCGTCGAGGACATCAAGGCGCTGGGCGTCCGCGGGCCGGAGATCTTTGTGGACTACGTCGCCCAGGTTCAGGTCTACGGCTTCGAGGTCGAGGGGGACGAGGCCCGCGAGGAACTCGTCGGCTATGAGCTCAAGAAGAACGTTTCGGTCCGCTACGCCGACCGCACGCTGCTCGACCGCCTAGTCCTGGCGGCGGCCCGCTCGGAGGTCCATGACCTGATCGAGGTGGACTACTGGGCCGTCAATCTTCAATTGACGGGTAAAGCTTCCGCAGCTTCCGGCGAGCGGCGGCCAGTGTGAAGGTCCAGTGGATTCGGGCTCTCCTCACGTTCCGCCGGTGTTCCCAGGCCGCCACCTCCGCCGCCAGCTTGGCCGGACCCTCCAGCCGGCGATCCAGGCATTGCTGGTTCATGACGCTGATCTCCGTCTCGGCCATGTTCAGCCAACTGCCGTGCTTGGGTGTGTAGTGGAACTCGATCCGGTCCAGGAGCCGACGTGCCACCTCCGGCGAGAACGCCTCGTAGGGGCTCGCCCCGTCGTGCGTATTCAAGTTGTCCTGCACCAGCAGGACCTTCTCCGCTCGGGGGTAGTGCACCTCCACCAGGTCCCGGATGCAGCCGGCGTAGTCCCGCCGGGTCCGGCGTCCGGTCACCTTGACATGACGCCAGCCCCGCAGCGGCTCGCACATCATCAACTGGTGGCAGACGCCCTCCCGCTCGTACTCGTAGTCCACCTGAGCCGGTCGGCCCGAGCGGCACCGCCTGGGTGGCCGCACCTCGCCGAAGAGTTGCTTGCACGCCTCGTCGAAGCAGGCGACCGGGAACCTCGGGTCGTAGGGCCGCAGGTGGACCTGGATCACGTCCTCCATCCGCCAGACGTACTCGGCGTCGGCCTCGGGCGGGATGCACCGGGTCTCGACGATCCAGGGCTTGATGTCGTTCTTTTGAGAGCCTGGCGGACGGTCTCGGTGCTGATCGACTCGGCCAGGCCCAGGACGACCAGTTCGTCGGCCAGCAGTTGCGGCGTCCAGTGGCATCGGCCCTGCGGCGGATCGCTGCACGCCAGTCGGACCAACCGCTGCTCGATGTCCCCCTTGATCTTGATCTTGTCCGGTCGTGGCGGCTGGGGACCCCGACTGATGGCCGCCTGAACGCCGTCGATGACGAACCGCTGACGGACCCGGGCGATGGTTCGTAGGCTGACCCCAAGTGCGTCGGCGATCCGCTCATCCGAGTGCTCTTGGCCGGCTCTGGTATCGGCCAGGAGGAGGATACGGGCATGGGCCAGCTTGCGGGCGGCAGCCTTGCCGGTGGAGACCAGGTGCTGCAACTCAGCCCGCTCCTCCTCGGTCAGGGTGACCCGGTACTTGTCCATCGCGATGCTCCTGGTTCATGAGGTTCGTGCCTTCGCCAAACCTCATCAAGACAGGACCCTACGCTACCGGTCAAATGAAGATTGACGGCCCACTACGTCGTCTCCGACGTCGCCGCGGTCCAGGACCGGCTCATGGAGGAGGCCGCGCGGGTCGCCGGTCGGAAGAAGTCCCGCTACGAGGGGCTGCTGGGGCTCCGGCTGCCGGGCCCGCCGCAGGTCTACACCGAACGCTACGCGGCCTACTACCCGAGCGGGCTCTACGACTCCTACGTCGCCGCCGAGGCGGAGGACCTCGCCGTGGCATCCTACCGCGACCGGTACACGATCCGTGGCCTGCGCAAGCCGCGGACCTTCTACTACAACCCGCTGGATGCCGACGGGTTCGACGAGGTGCTCGACCCGGTCGTCCTGGAGCCTGTGGTCCAGTTCACACTGTACCTGAAGCTGAGGTACGACGCCGGTCCGGCCGCGGGCGATCCTGATCGGCCCGAGGGGCCGGGGTCGGACGAACCGCCCGGGTGAGGCGCCTGACTGGTTCAGATCCCACTTCGATGGGACACGCTTTCGGCCGCGCTTTCTGCCACCATTGACGCACTTGAATGAACGATCTCTGGGGCGGGCTCGCTCCCGCCGCCGCCTTCACGCGCCTCTGATGATCGCACCGGGCAGACCCGCCGAATCCCAGGAACTGCGACTCGGCACGAGAGCCCCGATGGGATCGTCGACGAATGACCCCCTTGGTTCAGGCGTCGAGGCCCGTCTCACCGTCCCGGAGGGCGATCGTCCCGGCCGGGCCGGTGGCGGCCAGGTGGGAGCCGTCGAGGCTTCTTCAGGCCGGGGCCTGGACCGTTCGCGACGATGGCTCGCAGTCTGCCTCGCCCCCGTCGAGATCGCCGCGTCGATTTCCGTTCGATGGTCATTGCGGCTCGGCACCGCCGCGACGACTTCGGGCCCCGGGCGGTCGTATCGGGACCGGGCAACGATCGGCGTCGGGGCGTTGCGAGCGGGGTCGGGACCGGGCATGGTGGCAGGAATCCCTCCGCTCCGGTGCCCGGACGATCGGCCGAGGTGGTGCGAGGCATGCTGAGGAAAGCTCCGATGAGAAGGGCGCGAAGTTCCCTCAACCCGAGGCTCGGGCGTGGGGCTCGACGGGCGTCGCCCAAGGCCCCGCCCTCGGCCGGCCGGGGGCGACGGCTGGCACCCGGGCTCGAGGCCTTGGAGGGACGTGTCCTGCTGTCCCTGAACTTCGACCCGGGTGTCGACCCGTCCGACTTCCGGGTCACGACCTTCGCCAGCGGCCTGGACTACCCCTACGGCATGACGCAGCTGGTGGACGGCTCGCTGCTGGTCGCCACGAGCCGGCCGGCCTCGACCAGTTACTTCAACTCCACGGGACAACTCCTGCGCCTCTCGGACGCCGACGGCGACGGCGTCGCCGACGGGCCGGGGACGGTGCTCTACAGCGGGCTGCCCGGGGCCCTCACCTCGATCGAGCGGGCGGGGGACCTGATCCTGGTCATCAGCTCCCAGGATGGGAGCGAGCGCATCTCGGTGCTCCGAGCCGGCGCGTCCCCTTCCGACCCGCTGAGCCTCGCGGGCAGCATCCGCCTCGCCGTCCCGCCCGGATTCGAGCACAAGGTCTTCGCACTGGAGACCCGGGCGACGCCGGGCTCGCCGGGGAGCTACGACCTGTTCTTCAACCTCGGCGCCGCGGAGAACTTCGCCGCGACGACCGAGACCGTTCGGGTCAGCGGGCTGATCGACGGGACGCTCCGGGGCGACTCGCTCTATCGGGTGACGGTGAGCGACGGGCCCGGGGGTCTCTCCGTCTCGGGGCTCACCCGGATCGCCTCGGGGCTGAGGAACGCGGCGGGGATCGCCGTGCATCCGGCCTCGGGCGACCTCTATTTCGAGGACAACGGGATCGACACGCCTTCGAACCGGATCGAGCCGCTGAGCGCCGACGAGCTGAACCGGGTCGCGGCGGCCGACGTCGGCGGCGCGGCCGAGGACTTCGGCTTCCCGTCGAACTACACGGCCTACCGCACCGGCACCCTCGTCGGGGGGGCGGGAGTGCAGCCGGTCGTGGCCTTCCAGCCGATCCCCGACCCCCGGACCGGTGCCGAGAGCGAGGGGCCGGCCGAGATCGCGATCGCCCCGTCGGCGTTCCCGCCCGGCTTCAACGATGGCGTCTTCGTGGGCTTCCACGGGCAGTTCAACCTGGGGATCCGATAGCAACGGAGCAAAAACCAACGATCTTCCGGGCGGTCGGCTCTCGCAAACGACCGATTTCGAGAGGTCGCAAGGACTTCCGCGGGGAACCGCTGGTTCCCAGGATCCTGCGTTCTCGATAACCGCTCTCGAATGGGACTTCTCGAATCAGGTGGCCGGAGACGGGTTTCGAGAAGCTTCCACTCGGCGAATCCGGTGCTCCGAGTCAAGTTCGTTGGTTTTTGCTCCGTTGCTATCGGATCCCCATTAACTTTG
This Tautonia plasticadhaerens DNA region includes the following protein-coding sequences:
- a CDS encoding PQQ-dependent sugar dehydrogenase — protein: MEGRVLLSLNFDPGVDPSDFRVTTFASGLDYPYGMTQLVDGSLLVATSRPASTSYFNSTGQLLRLSDADGDGVADGPGTVLYSGLPGALTSIERAGDLILVISSQDGSERISVLRAGASPSDPLSLAGSIRLAVPPGFEHKVFALETRATPGSPGSYDLFFNLGAAENFAATTETVRVSGLIDGTLRGDSLYRVTVSDGPGGLSVSGLTRIASGLRNAAGIAVHPASGDLYFEDNGIDTPSNRIEPLSADELNRVAAADVGGAAEDFGFPSNYTAYRTGTLVGGAGVQPVVAFQPIPDPRTGAESEGPAEIAIAPSAFPPGFNDGVFVGFHGQFNLGIR
- a CDS encoding SIMPL domain-containing protein (The SIMPL domain is named for its presence in mouse protein SIMPL (signalling molecule that associates with mouse pelle-like kinase). Bacterial member BP26, from Brucella, was shown to assemble into a channel-like structure, while YggE from E. coli has been associated with resistance to oxidative stress.); its protein translation is MNRATLFALALVACGGGACFGQVSGNAAFGQAGGRDRAAQVERAKRTLAEHELPPAGSSTFVEAAVLANVKADAFVATFALAREGPTAAECHRLMDEAVARFVEDIKALGVRGPEIFVDYVAQVQVYGFEVEGDEAREELVGYELKKNVSVRYADRTLLDRLVLAAARSEVHDLIEVDYWAVNLQLTGKASAASGERRPV
- a CDS encoding IS630 family transposase (programmed frameshift) yields the protein MDKYRVTLTEEERAELQHLVSTGKAAARKLAHARILLLADTRAGQEHSDERIADALGVSLRTIARVRQRFVIDGVQAAISRGPQPPRPDKIKIKGDIEQRLVRLACSDPPQGRCHWTPQLLADELVVLGLAESISTETVRQALKKNDIKPWIVETRCIPPEADAEYVWRMEDVIQVHLRPYDPRFPVACFDEACKQLFGEVRPPRRCRSGRPAQVDYEYEREGVCHQLMMCEPLRGWRHVKVTGRRTRRDYAGCIRDLVEVHYPRAEKVLLVQDNLNTHDGASPYEAFSPEVARRLLDRIEFHYTPKHGSWLNMAETEISVMNQQCLDRRLEGPAKLAAEVAAWEHRRNVRRARIHWTFTLAAARRKLRKLYPSIED